A window of the Desulforapulum autotrophicum HRM2 genome harbors these coding sequences:
- a CDS encoding CinA family nicotinamide mononucleotide deamidase-related protein, with product MKIKILSTGDEIVSGGVVDTNASWLAASLLGLGLTVDCFVAVGDDFGTLRRTIADLAAETDILIVTGGLGPTNDDITAEAAAGAVNTKTILNPEALGLVTDYFNRKGWPMNPSNKKQAVLPRDCRVIENEVGTAPGFYLRISGCHGFFMPGVPKEMKAMTLNWVLPWIQRYAAKNLGRTLTDITPRTITVFGLPESEVGARLKDLATQFPGVRPGFRADFPLIQVKLYPDSEKRGGGENILDQAEQFVVTTLGRWVISREGLTMEQEVGRLLVQKKATIALAESCTGGLMASMLTDVPGSSEYFIFSGVTYSNEAKIRVLGVRQSTLESHGAVSEETAGEMAQGVRRLTQATYGISTSGVAGPGGGSPEKPVGMVCIGIAGPGFCTTKRYGFAFNDRTMNKQIFAVTALGALRKRMLMQGGSV from the coding sequence ATGAAAATAAAAATTTTATCAACCGGAGATGAGATTGTTTCAGGAGGCGTGGTTGACACCAACGCTTCCTGGCTTGCTGCCTCCCTGTTGGGCCTGGGGTTGACTGTTGATTGCTTTGTCGCCGTGGGGGATGATTTTGGAACGTTGCGCCGCACCATTGCTGATTTGGCAGCAGAGACTGATATTCTGATTGTTACAGGAGGGCTTGGGCCTACGAATGATGATATCACGGCAGAGGCTGCGGCAGGTGCTGTGAACACAAAGACCATCCTCAATCCCGAGGCCCTTGGGCTCGTGACGGATTATTTTAATCGAAAAGGATGGCCCATGAACCCATCCAACAAGAAACAGGCCGTACTTCCCAGGGATTGCCGGGTTATTGAAAATGAGGTGGGTACGGCCCCTGGGTTTTATCTGCGTATTTCAGGTTGCCATGGTTTTTTCATGCCCGGTGTGCCAAAGGAGATGAAGGCCATGACCCTCAATTGGGTTTTGCCCTGGATTCAACGGTATGCAGCAAAGAACCTTGGTCGTACCCTGACGGATATTACCCCAAGAACCATTACCGTGTTTGGTCTGCCCGAGTCCGAGGTGGGTGCCCGATTAAAGGATTTGGCAACCCAGTTTCCCGGCGTCAGGCCGGGTTTCAGGGCGGATTTTCCCCTGATCCAGGTGAAGCTCTATCCTGATTCGGAAAAAAGAGGTGGGGGTGAAAATATCCTTGATCAGGCTGAACAATTTGTTGTGACCACCCTGGGGCGTTGGGTGATTTCAAGGGAGGGACTTACCATGGAACAGGAGGTGGGTAGACTTCTGGTTCAGAAAAAGGCAACCATAGCCCTTGCCGAAAGCTGTACCGGCGGTCTCATGGCAAGCATGCTCACCGACGTTCCAGGCAGTTCAGAATATTTTATCTTTTCCGGTGTCACCTACTCAAACGAGGCCAAGATCCGTGTCCTTGGCGTCAGGCAATCCACCCTTGAAAGCCATGGTGCCGTATCTGAAGAGACAGCAGGGGAAATGGCCCAGGGGGTGAGGCGTCTGACCCAGGCAACCTATGGCATTTCAACATCGGGTGTCGCAGGACCCGGTGGAGGTAGTCCTGAAAAGCCCGTGGGAATGGTTTGTATCGGTATTGCAGGACCTGGATTCTGTACGACAAAGCGTTATGGTTTCGCCTTTAATGATCGAACCATGAACAAGCAGATCTTTGCCGTAACCGCCCTTGGAGCGCTAAGAAAACGGATGCTCATGCAAGGAGGCAGTGTTTGA
- the rlmD gene encoding 23S rRNA (uracil(1939)-C(5))-methyltransferase RlmD, with protein MKIQKRKPVELEIIDLAFGGKGLAKPDGYPIFVDRTVPGDRIIARITKKKKSYGEATLVSLVTPSVLRQDPPCEYAAHCGGCRWQTLAYETQLEYKQRHVTESLEHIGLLKDVEVLPVIPSRKIFGFRNKMEFSCTTSRWLMPEDLENPDIKKGFGLGLHVPGTFDRIIDIDKCLIQPDTGNQIMQVVRQYIVESGVPAYGLRSHEGFWRFLMLRSSSAFNTWMVNIVTSEENDALLIPLAEHLKNMFPSIVSIVNNVTAKKAGIATGDYEKLLAGEQFIREKLGRFTFEISANSFFQTNTAGAEQLYSLVSEYADLTGNETVVDLYSGTGTIPIWLSDRAKKVVGIEIVESAVVDAKKNAALNQIDNCEFFVGDIKDVLPQLDATCNVMIIDPPRVGMHKDVVAQVMAIAPKKIVYVSCNPATLARDLGMLKERYRVVKVQPVDMFPHTFHIESVALLEAL; from the coding sequence ATGAAGATACAAAAGAGAAAGCCCGTTGAACTTGAAATTATCGATCTTGCCTTTGGTGGCAAGGGCCTTGCCAAACCTGACGGCTACCCCATATTTGTGGATCGCACCGTGCCGGGTGACAGGATCATTGCCAGGATCACCAAAAAAAAGAAAAGTTATGGTGAGGCAACCCTTGTCTCCCTTGTGACGCCCTCAGTCCTCAGGCAGGACCCGCCCTGCGAATATGCGGCCCATTGCGGCGGATGCCGGTGGCAGACCCTTGCCTATGAAACCCAGCTTGAGTACAAACAGCGCCATGTGACTGAATCCCTTGAGCACATCGGTCTGTTAAAGGATGTTGAGGTGCTGCCCGTGATCCCCTCCCGAAAGATTTTCGGGTTCAGAAACAAGATGGAATTTTCCTGCACCACCAGTCGCTGGCTGATGCCGGAAGATCTTGAAAATCCTGACATTAAAAAGGGGTTTGGCCTGGGCCTCCATGTGCCTGGAACCTTTGATCGCATCATTGATATTGACAAATGTCTGATCCAGCCGGATACGGGCAACCAGATCATGCAGGTTGTGAGGCAATATATTGTTGAATCCGGGGTGCCGGCCTACGGCCTTCGTTCCCACGAGGGGTTCTGGCGTTTCCTCATGCTCAGAAGTTCGTCGGCATTCAATACCTGGATGGTCAACATTGTTACCAGTGAAGAGAACGACGCCCTTCTGATTCCCCTTGCCGAACACCTTAAAAATATGTTTCCCTCAATTGTCTCCATTGTTAACAATGTCACGGCCAAAAAGGCCGGTATTGCCACGGGGGATTATGAGAAACTCCTTGCAGGCGAACAATTTATCCGGGAAAAACTTGGCCGGTTTACCTTTGAAATTTCAGCTAACAGCTTTTTTCAGACCAATACCGCTGGTGCGGAACAGCTTTATTCCCTGGTCTCTGAATATGCCGATCTGACGGGCAACGAAACCGTGGTGGATCTCTATTCCGGCACGGGCACCATTCCCATCTGGTTGTCTGACCGGGCCAAAAAGGTTGTGGGTATTGAAATTGTGGAGAGCGCCGTTGTTGATGCTAAAAAAAATGCAGCCCTGAATCAGATCGACAACTGTGAATTTTTTGTGGGCGACATCAAAGATGTGCTGCCCCAGCTGGATGCCACCTGCAACGTCATGATCATTGATCCCCCAAGGGTGGGGATGCACAAGGATGTGGTCGCCCAGGTCATGGCCATTGCACCGAAAAAAATTGTCTATGTCTCGTGCAATCCTGCAACCCTTGCAAGGGACCTTGGTATGCTCAAGGAACGCTATCGGGTAGTCAAGGTTCAGCCCGTGGACATGTTTCCCCACACCTTTCACATCGAATCCGTTGCCCTGCTTGAGGCCTTGTAG
- a CDS encoding alpha/beta hydrolase: MNIRTQQVRFTSDNMTLHGVLHLPDTINPPVVIGSHGLEGTMDSAKQRLLADLLPGLGIAFLRFDHRGCGKSDGRFENDTSLDLRAADMVAATAHVISLGLTSQRIALFGSSLGGATAIKAWTLLESQEIFPLGAVVCATPLVSRTIKNIPLEGNLHRPALPIEFFEQNLLFDLTRSAGSIHHLLVFHGGKDEVVPVENAHRLFDLALDPKELVIHPNGGHRMSDPEHQKDFTRRTALWFKHCLLA; encoded by the coding sequence ATGAATATACGAACACAACAGGTGAGATTCACCAGCGACAACATGACTCTCCATGGCGTTCTCCACCTTCCTGACACCATAAATCCGCCCGTCGTCATCGGCTCCCATGGACTTGAAGGCACAATGGATTCTGCCAAGCAACGACTGCTTGCCGACCTTCTGCCGGGTCTTGGCATTGCCTTTCTACGCTTTGACCACAGGGGATGCGGCAAGAGCGATGGCCGGTTTGAAAACGATACATCCCTTGACCTTCGGGCAGCCGACATGGTGGCAGCAACAGCCCACGTTATCTCCCTTGGCCTGACCAGCCAAAGGATAGCCCTTTTTGGCAGCAGCCTTGGCGGCGCCACGGCCATTAAGGCGTGGACACTTCTTGAATCCCAGGAAATTTTCCCCCTGGGGGCAGTGGTGTGTGCCACTCCCCTGGTCAGTCGAACCATAAAGAACATCCCCCTTGAGGGAAACCTGCACCGCCCTGCCCTGCCCATTGAATTTTTTGAGCAAAACCTGCTCTTTGACCTGACCCGGTCCGCTGGAAGTATTCACCATCTACTTGTCTTTCACGGCGGAAAGGATGAGGTGGTTCCGGTTGAAAATGCCCATAGACTCTTTGATCTGGCCCTTGATCCCAAGGAGTTGGTCATCCACCCAAACGGCGGACACAGGATGTCTGACCCGGAGCACCAGAAGGATTTTACCCGTAGAACAGCCCTTTGGTTCAAACACTGCCTCCTTGCATGA